The following are encoded in a window of Fusarium falciforme chromosome 11, complete sequence genomic DNA:
- a CDS encoding HET domain-containing protein, which translates to MDSETFTYTEIPQGGFFRLLKIYAGSANDPLVCDLFIAEIDTAPPYTALSYVWGDPTKSAEIICSDHICRIGQSLSDGLRRMRDADEDRIAWADAICINQNDNIEKGHQVDLMGVIYDKARDVLVWLGPDTTGSAEEAFRCIRTINNKIYTKTDLEEFIPTKEEMPYTYLAMKPEGASEYTDLTGNRYGRRSVLPSVFGANGKDCIGRLFSLTWFSRVWILQEVGIATEATAFWGDSSIDFAEIAEFIYNTFFSEEIKLLVGPETAAILSGAPLYAVWNVWSTYEKQGNWMYRNPTLRAFHDQLALHCDFDFMLVMEASRYFNATNKLDHVYAFLGHPKAKRPGTDRTWLQANYSLSVEEQHRLLAVNIAQHSLNFLVQAHHTEESLRSEYGHPSWIPQWDRKMPSHADAFWEAWDATLRKAEQKPFKAQADGNKLTVSGYVIDTIDQFTRAMETSDFDSPKGSGHLIDLCWEIAAKKPCPYPKEKANEAFASTLVCYYDSKGDEAEDGRNRVVEQFAGYCLRQNEVFYAAHLKPGRGFWSLDTVVRVGHMFDPAFKSYGTNRRFFNTASHGFWGLGPKAMQKGDVCVLLFGADVPFVLRPTETTGEFKVVGECYMYKFMDGEAIKQWRDRNQPQEDFVLV; encoded by the coding sequence ATGGATTCTGAGACGTTCACCTACACCGAAATCCCCCAAGGTGGATTCTTCCGCCTGCTCAAAATCTACGCAGGCTCCGCCAACGACCCGCTTGTATGCGACCTCTTCATAGCCGAGATAGACACGGCTCCTCCATATACGGCTCTTTCTTACGTATGGGGTGATCCAACAAAGAGCGCAGAAATCATTTGCTCCGACCATATTTGTCGCATCGGACAGAGTCTTTCAGATGGACTGCGTCGTATGCGCGATGCCGACGAGGACCGGATCGCATGGGCTGATGCTATCTGCATCAATCAGAATGACAATATTGAGAAGGGTCATCAGGTCGACTTGATGGGTGTTATCTACGACAAAGCCCGAGATGTCCTCGTTTGGCTGGGCCCAGACACTACAGGCTCTGCTGAGGAAGCATTCCGGTGCATACgaaccatcaacaacaagatcTATACAAAGACAGACCTAGAGGAGTTCATTCCCACCAAGGAAGAGATGCCCTACACCTACCTTGCTATGAAACCCGAAGGCGCCTCAGAGTATACAGACCTGACAGGAAACCGATACGGCAGGCGGTCCGTCCTCCCCTCCGTCTTCGGTGCCAACGGCAAAGACTGCATCGGAAGACTTTTTAGTCTCACCTGGTTCTCCCGTGTGTGGATTCTCCAGGAGGTCGGCATCGCTACTGAGGCGACAGCCTTCTGGGGCGATTCAAGCATCGACTTTGCAGAGATTGCCGAATTCATCTACAACACCTTCTTCAGCGAGGAGATCAAACTTCTTGTTGGGCCTGAGACTGCGGCTATATTATCTGGTGCGCCTTTGTATGCCGTTTGGAACGTCTGGTCGACGTACGAGAAGCAGGGTAACTGGATGTACCGAAACCCGACACTTAGAGCCTTCCATGATCAGTTGGCTCTTCACTGTGATTTTGACTTTATGCTCGTCATGGAAGCCTCGCGGTATTTCAACGCGACAAACAAGCTAGATCACGTCTATGCTTTTCTGGGTCATCCCAAGGCGAAGAGGCCGGGAACGGATAGGACTTGGCTTCAGGCGAATTACTCGCTGAGTGTCGAGGAGCAGCACCGGTTGTTGGCAGTCAATATCGCCCAGCACTCGCTCAACTTTCTGGTCCAGGCCCACCATACCGAGGAGAGTTTGAGGTCCGAGTACGGACATCCTTCATGGATACCTCAGTGGGATAGAAAGATGCCCTCTCATGCAGACGCATTCTGGGAAGCCTGGGACGCCACTCTTCGAAAAGCAGAGCAAAAGCCATTCAAAGCCCAGGCTGACGGTAATAAGCTGACAGTCTCGGGCTATGTCATTGACACCATCGATCAGTTCACGCGAGCCATGGAAACCTCGGATTTCGACTCGCCCAAGGGGAGCGGTCACCTCATCGACCTATGCTGGGAGATTGCCGCGAAGAAGCCTTGTCCGTATCCAAAAGAGAAGGCCAACGAGGCCTTTGCTTCAACGCTCGTGTGCTACTACGACAGTAAAGGCGACGAAGCCGAAGATGGACGGAACCGTGTAGTAGAGCAATTTGCCGGCTACTGCCTGCGCCAAAATGAGGTCTTTTATGCAGCCCACCTCAAACCTGGACGAGGCTTCTGGTCCCTCGATACGGTTGTAAGAGTAGGCCATATGTTTGATCCAGCCTTCAAATCATACGGGACCAACAGGCGGTTCTTCAACACGGCTTCACACGGGTTCTGGGGGCTAGGGCCAAAGGCGATGCAGAAGGGGGATGTTTGTGTCTTGTTGTTCGGTGCCGATGTCCCGTTTGTGTTGAGGCCGACAGAGACAACTGGGGAGTTCAAGGTTGTTGGGGAGTGCTATATGTATAAGTTTATGGATGGTGAGGCTATCAAACAATGGCGGGATCGGAATCAGCCTCAGGAGGATTTTGTGTTGGTGTAG
- a CDS encoding AcidPPc domain-containing protein: MGFFNRSKSPHPAGTSTRREKRVHDPLPMSRRPTFGQWLKCTWLDILTMICMGAVGLGVYEAKPAPSRSFPVTFSDGEIVFPEFGYPLRDEIIPIWLAAFLASIIPIFIILVMQIRIRSFWDVNNAVIGLLYSLICAAVFQVFVKWLIGGLRPHFLEVCKPDLSRATNQGYNEKGFLKLYYTREICTGDPDQIDDSLESMPSGHTTAAFAGFVYLYLYLNAKLKVFSNYHPSMWKLMAIYAPILGACLIGGALTIDEFHNWYDVFAGAVIGTVMAFSAYRMTYAAIWDWRYNHIPLNRGAPFMYADGRAELIDAVFTHRAGWGTHGGSAVGHGYKGDGGEGMHRNGYHHSSHIPRRPVGNGARAEDMV; the protein is encoded by the exons ATGGGCTTCTTCAACAGGTCCAAGTCGCCGCACCCGGCCGGCACCTCGACCAGACGCGAAAAGCGCGTTCACGATCCGCTGCCAATGTCGAGGCGACCGACTTTCGGTCAGTGGCTCAAGTGCACCTGGCTGGATATTCTCACCATGATTTGCATGGGTGCTGTTGGCCTTGGT GTTTACGAAGCCAAGCCTGCTCCCTCGAGATCATTCCCCGTTACATTTTCCGACGGCGAGATCGTCTTTCCCGAATTTGGATACCCTCTTCGCGACGAGATCATCCCCATCTGGCTGGCCGCCTTCCTTGCCAGCATCATCCCCATTTTCATCATTCTTGTGATGCAGATCCGCATTCGATCTTTCTGGGACGTCAACAACGCTGTCATCGGTCTTCTTTATTCTCTCATCTGCGCCGCCGTCTTCCAGGTCTTTGTCAAGTGGCTCATCGGTGGTCTGCGACCTCATTTCCTCGAAGTGTGCAAGCCGGATCTCTCACGTGCAACCAACCAGGGTTACAATGAGAAGGGCTTCCTCAAGCTCTACTACACACGAGAGATTTGCACTGGTGACCCTGATCAGATCGATGACAGTCTTGAGTCGATGCCTAGTGGCCACACCACTGCCGCCTTTGCTGGCTTCGTCTATCTGTACCTGTACCTCaacgccaagctcaaggtcttTTCCAACTACCACCCGTCCATGTGGAAGCTTATGGCCATCTACGCTCCTATTCTAGGTGCCTGCCTCATTGGTGGAGCTCTCACCATCGACGAATTCCACAACTGGTACGATGTTTTCGCAGGCGCCGTCATTGGCACTGTCATGGCCTTCTCAGCATACCGCATGACATATGCCGCTATCTGGGACTGGAGATACAACCACATCCCTCTCAACCGCGGTGCTCCTTTTATGTATGCTGACGGTCGAGCTGAGTTGATCGATGCGGTCTTTACACACAGAGCTGGCTGGGGAACTCATGGCGGAAGTGCCGTTGGACATGGATACAAgggcgatggaggagagggtATGCATAGAAATGGTTATCATCACTCGTCCCACATTCCTCGACGGCCTGTTGGCAATGGTGCAAGGGCTGAGGATATGGTGTGA